A region of Vibrio tubiashii ATCC 19109 DNA encodes the following proteins:
- a CDS encoding SDR family oxidoreductase: MKTDKTVYVVLGGTSGIGAELAKQLASDNSIVHVASRKTGLDISDEQAVYHYFETIGAFDHLIVTAGSYAPAGKVVDVEVSQAKYAFDTKFWGAINAAKHGARYVKKGGSITLTSGMLSRKVVANTYVKTAINAAMEATAKVLAKELAPIRVNVVSPGLTKTEAYQGMAEADRNAMYERTQQNLPVGKVGDASDVAAVYQFAIQNTYMTGAVLDVDGGALLG, translated from the coding sequence ATGAAAACAGACAAAACGGTATACGTTGTCCTCGGTGGAACATCAGGTATTGGTGCGGAGCTCGCTAAACAATTAGCCAGTGATAACAGCATCGTACATGTAGCCAGTCGAAAAACAGGACTAGATATTAGCGATGAGCAGGCGGTTTACCACTACTTCGAAACGATAGGCGCTTTTGACCATCTGATCGTCACTGCGGGATCTTATGCTCCGGCAGGCAAGGTAGTAGACGTTGAGGTTTCCCAAGCCAAGTACGCGTTTGATACTAAATTCTGGGGAGCAATAAATGCGGCAAAGCACGGTGCTCGTTATGTTAAGAAAGGCGGCTCTATCACCCTTACTTCTGGTATGTTGTCGCGCAAAGTCGTCGCCAATACCTATGTAAAAACCGCGATCAATGCAGCAATGGAAGCGACGGCAAAAGTACTAGCGAAAGAACTGGCTCCGATTCGGGTCAATGTTGTCAGCCCAGGATTAACGAAAACTGAGGCATATCAAGGCATGGCTGAAGCAGATAGAAATGCTATGTACGAAAGAACACAACAGAACCTGCCTGTTGGCAAGGTCGGAGACGCGAGCGATGTAGCGGCGGTTTACCAGTTTGCGATTCAAAACACCTACATGACAGGTGCCGTGCTTGATGTCGATGGCGGCGCGTTGCTGGGTTGA
- a CDS encoding LysR family transcriptional regulator — MDKFSDMTLFVSIIKNQGLAAAGRELGLSPATVTARLQALEDRYGVKLLNRSTRHISLTDSGAMYHQACLEIIDSVKETENLLQTGIKEVRGTLKISAPRDIGKQYISPLLSEFSELYPEVIPYLYLNDNLSNLAESGLDIVIRYGELADSNLISRKLAPSRRVLCASPTYLAKKGTPITPQDLAHHDCLAMVRSNEELKTWHFQDEDKHNAITVVPKRFSDDGEVIRQWALDGAGIALKSILDVQEDIKQQRLVTLLNGYMKNFNASTSSAGADLNVIYLSRQYQPKRIRLFIDFLIEKFQPSS, encoded by the coding sequence GTGGACAAGTTTTCCGATATGACACTGTTTGTCAGCATTATCAAAAATCAGGGGCTAGCGGCCGCTGGGAGAGAGCTCGGCCTATCACCAGCAACGGTGACGGCAAGACTGCAAGCATTAGAAGATCGTTATGGCGTTAAACTGCTCAATCGAAGTACTCGGCACATCTCATTGACTGATTCGGGCGCTATGTATCATCAGGCTTGCCTTGAAATCATCGACAGCGTCAAGGAAACAGAAAACCTGCTGCAAACAGGTATCAAAGAAGTACGAGGAACATTAAAGATTTCAGCACCCAGAGATATAGGTAAACAATACATCTCACCGCTGTTATCTGAGTTTAGTGAGCTGTATCCAGAAGTGATTCCCTACCTCTACCTGAACGATAACTTGTCTAACTTGGCGGAGTCTGGATTGGATATCGTGATTCGTTACGGAGAACTTGCAGATAGCAATCTTATTTCTCGCAAGCTAGCGCCAAGTCGACGAGTACTATGTGCCTCTCCAACCTACTTAGCGAAGAAAGGGACGCCAATTACCCCACAAGATTTAGCCCATCACGACTGTTTAGCTATGGTGCGAAGTAATGAAGAGCTCAAAACGTGGCACTTTCAAGACGAAGACAAACATAATGCGATTACTGTAGTACCAAAACGCTTTTCTGATGATGGTGAAGTCATTCGTCAGTGGGCACTTGATGGAGCAGGTATTGCGCTGAAATCGATTCTTGATGTGCAAGAAGACATCAAACAGCAACGTTTAGTGACGCTGTTGAACGGCTATATGAAGAACTTCAATGCCTCAACCTCTTCGGCTGGCGCAGACTTAAATGTTATCTACCTAAGTAGGCAGTACCAACCAAAACGAATCCGACTGTTTATTGATTTTTTGATTGAGAAATTTCAGCCTTCTAGCTAG
- a CDS encoding AraC family transcriptional regulator: protein MDFRIFKPCGKLSDHIQAIWSINVTGGQGGVVKKPLYCDGGSGLTLLLRGEVCLSNTPISDPIIVQKYNHRTQIIELSHGALLCGIRFQPGMMLPSLINNDTQIMSVLMALHEQMSEQNQSRNLTTLYRWCEQQILPLDADFAKRAMLIKLATQGKIGEQFPYNQRQVERRFRQWLGMSPKYFQRLRRVHSSLSKLRENPDVSLVDFAFEHGFSDQAHMTREFKAFLLTTPGELSRRLKTTS from the coding sequence ATGGATTTTCGGATTTTTAAACCGTGTGGCAAGTTATCCGACCATATTCAAGCGATATGGTCGATAAACGTCACGGGTGGGCAGGGTGGCGTTGTGAAGAAACCATTGTATTGTGATGGCGGATCGGGATTGACCTTGCTGTTGAGAGGTGAAGTTTGCCTATCAAATACACCGATAAGTGATCCAATTATTGTTCAAAAATACAATCACAGAACTCAAATTATTGAGCTTTCTCATGGCGCCCTGCTATGTGGAATTCGTTTTCAGCCAGGGATGATGTTACCGTCATTAATTAACAATGATACGCAGATTATGTCTGTACTTATGGCACTTCATGAGCAAATGTCCGAGCAAAATCAAAGTAGAAATCTCACGACACTTTACCGATGGTGTGAACAGCAAATACTTCCTTTGGACGCGGATTTTGCTAAGCGAGCGATGCTAATCAAGTTAGCGACACAAGGGAAAATTGGAGAGCAGTTTCCATACAATCAAAGGCAAGTCGAGCGCAGGTTTCGCCAGTGGCTCGGAATGAGCCCCAAATATTTTCAAAGGTTGCGTAGAGTCCATTCCAGCTTGAGTAAACTGAGAGAAAACCCAGATGTCTCGCTTGTAGATTTCGCATTTGAACATGGTTTCTCGGATCAAGCGCATATGACCAGAGAGTTTAAGGCTTTTTTGTTAACCACCCCAGGTGAGCTAAGTCGTCGCCTTAAGACAACTAGCTAG
- a CDS encoding carboxymuconolactone decarboxylase family protein has translation MTQRLDYFNAAPEGIQILLGQENYLRAQFEQRPTLSLALWELVKLRVSQLNQCAFCVDMHSKEALSSGESEHRLIGLTAWREMPIYSDDEKVALHWAEMVSSNKAISDDDFASTLAVFGEQGLVVLTLAINAINSWNRVAKTFKPEVGSLSK, from the coding sequence ATGACTCAAAGATTAGACTATTTTAATGCTGCGCCAGAAGGGATTCAGATTCTACTAGGTCAAGAAAACTATTTAAGAGCGCAGTTTGAGCAGCGACCAACGCTCTCATTGGCTCTATGGGAGTTGGTTAAATTAAGAGTGTCTCAGCTTAATCAGTGCGCTTTTTGTGTCGATATGCATAGTAAAGAGGCGTTGAGTAGTGGAGAGTCTGAGCATCGCTTGATTGGATTAACTGCATGGCGAGAGATGCCTATATATAGCGACGATGAGAAAGTTGCGCTACATTGGGCTGAAATGGTCAGTAGTAATAAAGCGATATCTGATGACGATTTTGCGTCGACATTAGCAGTCTTTGGTGAGCAAGGCCTAGTGGTTTTAACACTAGCGATTAATGCTATCAATAGCTGGAATCGCGTGGCTAAAACATTCAAGCCAGAAGTAGGCAGCCTGTCAAAGTAA
- a CDS encoding dihydroorotase produces MSATLIKNAQIVNEGTVIEADLRIVGQRIERVERNISAQSTDTIVEANGKYLIPGMIDDQVHFREPGLTHKGSIASESRAAVAGGITSYMEMPNVNPATTTVEALERKFDIASTSSLANYSFYLGATEDNLEEIKRLEPQRHCGVKVFMGASTGDLLVEAPHALDAIFRDSPVLIVTHCESGPVIAQNKQRLLQHKSELTIEDHPLLRDDEACFASSSYAVELAKKHGSQLHVLHITTEKELALLESGPIANKKITAEACVHHLWFSNQDYATLGNQIKCNPAIKFPSDRDALLNALKTGQIDIIATDHAPHTWQEKQVAYEQAPAGLPLVQHALLTLFDQVKSGHLTMAQVVEKTAHNPAIRYAIKERGFIREGYFADLVLVDPQSTTRVSNENSLYHCGWSPFSGHTFSSQIQSTWVNGNLIYTNQQVIDSSRPAMRLSFNR; encoded by the coding sequence ATGTCTGCCACGCTCATTAAAAATGCCCAAATCGTCAATGAAGGCACTGTTATCGAAGCCGATTTACGCATTGTCGGCCAAAGAATAGAAAGAGTTGAACGGAATATTTCCGCCCAGTCGACTGACACCATCGTAGAGGCCAATGGCAAATACCTTATTCCCGGAATGATTGATGATCAGGTTCACTTCAGAGAACCAGGGCTGACACATAAAGGCTCTATCGCATCTGAGTCCCGAGCAGCAGTCGCTGGCGGCATCACTAGTTATATGGAAATGCCTAACGTTAACCCTGCAACCACAACTGTTGAAGCTCTCGAACGTAAATTTGATATTGCCTCGACTAGCTCATTGGCTAACTACTCCTTCTATCTCGGTGCGACAGAGGACAATCTAGAGGAGATTAAGCGCCTTGAGCCTCAGAGACACTGCGGCGTTAAAGTGTTTATGGGGGCTTCTACTGGTGATCTTTTGGTTGAGGCACCGCATGCACTCGATGCTATCTTCCGTGACTCTCCCGTTCTGATTGTTACCCACTGTGAGAGTGGTCCGGTTATCGCACAAAACAAACAACGTCTTTTGCAACACAAATCGGAACTCACCATTGAAGATCATCCTCTTCTCAGAGACGACGAAGCCTGTTTCGCCTCTTCCTCTTACGCGGTTGAGCTAGCGAAAAAGCATGGAAGCCAATTGCATGTTTTGCACATTACGACGGAAAAGGAACTCGCTCTGCTTGAATCAGGCCCAATCGCAAACAAAAAGATTACCGCGGAAGCCTGTGTCCATCATTTGTGGTTTAGTAACCAAGATTATGCAACCTTAGGTAACCAGATCAAATGTAACCCGGCAATCAAGTTTCCTAGTGACAGAGACGCGCTGCTCAACGCGCTGAAAACAGGCCAAATTGATATTATTGCCACCGATCACGCCCCTCATACATGGCAAGAAAAACAGGTCGCCTATGAGCAAGCCCCTGCGGGTTTGCCTTTAGTGCAACATGCGCTACTGACCCTGTTTGATCAGGTCAAATCGGGGCACCTGACCATGGCACAGGTTGTTGAAAAGACTGCGCATAACCCTGCCATTCGTTACGCAATCAAGGAACGCGGATTTATCCGTGAAGGCTATTTTGCTGACTTAGTTCTGGTCGATCCTCAATCAACGACAAGAGTGAGCAACGAAAATAGTTTATACCACTGCGGTTGGTCGCCGTTTTCCGGTCATACCTTTTCTAGCCAAATCCAAAGTACCTGGGTCAATGGCAACTTGATCTATACAAATCAGCAAGTGATTGATTCATCGAGGCCAGCAATGCGCTTGTCATTCAATCGATAA
- a CDS encoding aspartoacylase: MDKINSALIVAGTHGNELSGIYLHKLIKDRLYSAERSTFATSSVIANSEAVKQNVRYLETDLNREFAELGNEKERVSHESKVADAFAAKYAASKNQLIVDLHNTTSNMGATLILLSTDRFYRKMGAYVKQRMPKANILFEDRKPWSEQPYLCSTGEYGVMIEVGAQAHGSLKSETLELMKQMLTAVLDYVEKHNLNQIDNLQDYSAFFYTEEVPILLDQDGMRSAMVHPMVCGRDFEVVKQGEPLLATFLGHDILWEKAQDIYPHFINESAYSKANIAMALAEKRLVSVSQ, encoded by the coding sequence ATGGACAAGATCAATAGCGCGCTGATTGTTGCGGGGACACATGGTAATGAGCTTTCAGGTATTTATTTGCATAAGCTGATTAAAGACAGGCTTTACTCCGCTGAACGTTCAACATTTGCTACCTCTTCGGTGATCGCTAACTCAGAAGCGGTAAAACAGAATGTGCGCTATTTAGAGACAGACTTAAATCGAGAGTTTGCTGAGCTTGGTAACGAGAAAGAGCGTGTATCGCATGAGAGTAAAGTCGCTGATGCATTCGCTGCTAAATATGCCGCCAGCAAAAATCAGCTCATCGTTGATTTACATAACACGACCAGCAACATGGGCGCGACACTCATTCTACTCTCTACGGATCGCTTCTACCGTAAGATGGGAGCCTACGTAAAACAGCGCATGCCAAAAGCAAACATCTTGTTCGAAGATAGAAAGCCATGGTCAGAGCAACCTTATTTGTGCTCTACAGGCGAGTATGGCGTGATGATTGAAGTCGGGGCTCAAGCTCATGGCTCGCTGAAGTCGGAAACACTTGAGTTGATGAAACAAATGCTCACGGCGGTGCTTGATTACGTAGAAAAGCACAATCTCAATCAGATAGATAACTTGCAAGACTACAGCGCGTTTTTCTACACGGAAGAGGTGCCGATTCTGCTCGATCAAGATGGAATGCGCAGTGCTATGGTTCATCCGATGGTATGCGGACGAGACTTTGAAGTGGTTAAGCAAGGTGAGCCACTACTAGCAACGTTTTTAGGTCATGACATTCTTTGGGAGAAGGCACAAGATATCTACCCACATTTCATCAATGAAAGTGCTTATAGCAAAGCCAACATTGCGATGGCTTTGGCAGAGAAACGCTTAGTTTCAGTAAGTCAGTAA
- a CDS encoding SLC13 family permease — MNRNDSVPLPNNTREWFFNRNSLIILADVALFLTLYFTLPFDPQVVLGISMLTFVAILWLTEALHVTVTAILVPIMAVLFGVFDTQTALNNFANSIIFLFLGGFALAAAMHRQGLDKVIADKVLILAKGKMSVAVFMLFGVTAALSMWISNTATTAMMLPLVLGVLSKVNSESGHKTYVFVLLGIAYSASIGGIATIVGSPPNAIAAAEVGLTFTEWMSFGVPTSLILLPVAIAVLYATLKPNLSGEFELNRDAINWDKGKVVTLAIFGATVCLWIFSKPINAMLGGYAKFDTLVALAAIIAVSFARVVHWKDIEKTADWGVLLLFGGGICLSNVLKATGTSVFLANTLSEMIAHWGIFFIIAIIAVFVVFLTEFASNTASAALLIPVFASVAEAFGMSPVILSVLIAVAASCAFMLPVATPPNAIVFGSGHIKQSEMMRVGIILNIACIGVLTFIALSFWT; from the coding sequence ATGAATAGAAATGATAGTGTCCCTTTGCCCAACAACACTAGAGAATGGTTTTTCAACCGCAATAGTCTGATTATCCTCGCAGACGTTGCTCTGTTTCTCACCTTGTACTTTACCTTGCCTTTTGACCCTCAAGTGGTGCTGGGTATTAGTATGCTCACCTTTGTCGCGATTCTTTGGCTGACAGAGGCATTACATGTGACCGTAACGGCCATTTTAGTTCCAATTATGGCGGTTTTGTTTGGTGTATTTGACACCCAAACTGCGCTGAACAATTTTGCTAACTCAATTATCTTCTTATTCTTGGGTGGTTTCGCCTTAGCCGCGGCTATGCACCGTCAGGGGTTGGATAAAGTTATCGCCGATAAAGTGCTGATCCTCGCCAAAGGTAAAATGAGTGTGGCAGTGTTCATGCTGTTTGGTGTTACCGCTGCGCTATCAATGTGGATCAGTAACACTGCGACCACGGCGATGATGCTGCCTTTGGTACTCGGCGTGTTAAGCAAAGTGAATTCTGAAAGTGGTCATAAGACCTATGTGTTTGTTCTGCTCGGCATCGCCTACAGCGCAAGTATTGGTGGTATTGCAACGATTGTTGGTAGCCCACCGAATGCTATCGCCGCTGCGGAAGTTGGTTTAACTTTTACTGAGTGGATGAGCTTTGGTGTACCAACTTCGCTAATTTTATTGCCTGTTGCGATAGCTGTTCTTTACGCGACTCTAAAGCCAAACTTATCTGGAGAGTTCGAGTTAAATCGTGACGCGATCAACTGGGATAAAGGTAAGGTTGTGACTTTGGCTATTTTCGGCGCTACCGTCTGCTTATGGATCTTCAGCAAGCCGATTAATGCCATGCTCGGTGGTTACGCTAAGTTTGATACGCTTGTGGCGCTAGCGGCCATTATCGCAGTTAGCTTTGCCCGAGTTGTACACTGGAAAGATATTGAGAAGACCGCAGATTGGGGCGTTTTGCTTCTTTTCGGTGGCGGTATCTGTTTGAGTAATGTTCTAAAGGCAACGGGAACGAGTGTCTTTCTTGCCAATACCCTGAGTGAGATGATTGCTCACTGGGGGATCTTCTTCATCATCGCTATCATTGCGGTTTTTGTTGTGTTCTTAACGGAATTTGCCAGTAATACGGCGAGTGCGGCTTTGTTAATCCCTGTGTTTGCAAGTGTTGCAGAAGCATTTGGCATGTCGCCTGTCATCCTGTCTGTTCTGATAGCGGTTGCGGCATCCTGTGCCTTTATGTTGCCAGTTGCGACGCCTCCGAATGCGATTGTGTTTGGATCTGGACACATTAAACAGAGTGAGATGATGCGAGTTGGTATTATTCTTAACATTGCTTGTATCGGTGTGCTCACGTTTATCGCTTTGAGCTTTTGGACCTAG
- a CDS encoding alpha/beta hydrolase: MSEKIYFNTSQKFSVKKSLVNITTRLHHTLAPNHAKNTARKLLLTPARTKPKNVEPTGLIKGEVESKEGVLKTYQLGTGPVWVLTHGWSGSASQFYPLMEHIASRGFTALAYDHPGHGQSGGLYGHIPAFVHGLEAILDSVADVAGLVGHSMGTASSIECHHQKLVDKPFLLIAPVLDYLDNLFGSVARSGYSMRLFNAVVSEVEDQYHYPIQSVDPYNKLKLRGAQTIIVHDQGDKFTKFEVSQKAAQEMENVTLVATQGQGHGRVMKCSEVMDSFDQLIA; encoded by the coding sequence ATGAGTGAGAAGATTTACTTTAATACCTCGCAAAAGTTCAGTGTAAAGAAGAGCTTGGTTAACATAACTACTCGGCTTCATCACACTCTCGCACCTAACCATGCGAAGAATACCGCGCGTAAATTGCTGCTGACCCCTGCGCGTACCAAGCCTAAAAATGTTGAGCCAACCGGATTGATTAAAGGTGAAGTAGAATCGAAGGAAGGCGTACTCAAAACGTACCAATTAGGCACAGGCCCAGTGTGGGTGCTGACCCATGGTTGGTCGGGGAGTGCAAGTCAGTTTTACCCCTTGATGGAGCACATTGCTAGCCGAGGCTTTACCGCATTGGCGTATGATCACCCGGGCCACGGTCAAAGTGGCGGCCTGTACGGGCATATTCCGGCATTTGTTCATGGCTTAGAAGCGATTTTAGATAGTGTTGCTGATGTGGCTGGGCTTGTTGGTCATAGCATGGGAACGGCGTCTTCAATCGAGTGTCATCATCAGAAGTTGGTCGATAAACCATTCTTGTTGATTGCGCCTGTATTGGATTATCTCGACAACTTATTTGGTAGCGTTGCTCGCTCAGGCTACTCAATGCGTTTGTTCAATGCTGTCGTTTCTGAGGTTGAAGATCAGTACCACTACCCAATTCAATCTGTCGACCCATATAACAAGCTCAAGTTACGCGGTGCACAAACCATTATCGTCCACGATCAAGGTGACAAGTTTACTAAGTTTGAGGTGTCGCAGAAGGCAGCTCAAGAAATGGAAAATGTTACGCTGGTGGCAACCCAAGGGCAAGGTCATGGCCGAGTGATGAAGTGCAGTGAAGTAATGGACAGCTTTGATCAGTTAATCGCGTAA
- a CDS encoding TetR/AcrR family transcriptional regulator — MSKGKVTRENILSKAFELASENGLESLTIGELAKQCGMSKSGLFAHFNSKDNLQIAVLDYANLIFTQRVIAPARERTSITIEEKLTLLLDSWLGWNHSFQGSCMFLDAWKETSAESAPTQQVLKKTIATWIEYLRIQVAKGIENGEFRQDLEPRQATFELYGLYLSAHLFYSIHGEQASNEHFWQGVKRLLADWK, encoded by the coding sequence ATGAGTAAAGGCAAAGTTACCCGAGAAAATATCTTAAGCAAGGCATTTGAGCTAGCGAGTGAAAATGGGCTTGAGAGCTTAACCATTGGGGAATTAGCCAAGCAATGCGGGATGTCAAAGAGTGGCTTGTTTGCTCACTTTAACTCCAAAGATAACTTGCAAATAGCGGTTTTGGATTATGCCAACCTGATCTTTACTCAGCGCGTGATTGCGCCCGCGAGGGAGCGAACTTCGATCACTATCGAAGAAAAACTCACACTGCTGCTCGATAGCTGGTTAGGGTGGAACCACTCTTTTCAAGGCAGCTGTATGTTCTTAGACGCTTGGAAAGAGACGAGCGCAGAATCGGCCCCTACCCAGCAAGTACTAAAGAAAACCATCGCGACTTGGATAGAGTACTTACGAATTCAGGTTGCGAAAGGGATTGAGAATGGTGAATTTCGCCAAGATCTCGAACCTAGGCAGGCCACGTTTGAATTGTATGGCTTGTATTTAAGTGCTCACCTGTTTTATTCGATACACGGAGAGCAGGCGAGCAACGAGCACTTCTGGCAGGGCGTTAAACGCCTGTTAGCTGACTGGAAGTAG
- a CDS encoding acyltransferase, whose product MESKKIQSIELGRVIAILAIAAMHCQMFLSYWQINETPWVGYVFNQATRFAVPLFFLISGYLIQPKLTVDPIATLKRYITPLLRIFIVWSVICLIMPFNWATVAEHGYLAERQGYWGYLGQAPLNSLLEGGLVHLWFIPALIFAAAIGAGLQKFKQIELFVPLGIALYVYGVLAGSYQGLTEFWSPFFTRNGPFFSTLLFAIGFSIRQQTINATSRQALLLALVGMLLHFVEAFILNNYQQPFNGNDFLFGTVLWGTGCFMWLLSKPALGTHYWLTKQSKYVLPLYVAHLPMIIVMMNVSGVLGLTGFAKDMTVLFGAIVITFGLIKGLEKTPLYRLLFR is encoded by the coding sequence ATGGAAAGTAAGAAAATTCAAAGTATTGAGCTAGGCCGAGTGATAGCGATATTAGCGATTGCCGCCATGCACTGTCAGATGTTTCTCAGCTATTGGCAAATTAATGAGACACCGTGGGTTGGATATGTGTTTAACCAAGCAACACGCTTTGCCGTCCCTTTGTTCTTTTTGATTTCAGGTTATTTGATCCAACCCAAGCTAACCGTTGACCCAATCGCGACGCTTAAGCGCTACATAACTCCTTTGCTGCGCATTTTTATTGTCTGGAGTGTGATATGCCTTATTATGCCTTTTAACTGGGCGACTGTGGCTGAGCATGGGTATCTCGCAGAGCGTCAAGGATATTGGGGTTACCTTGGTCAAGCACCACTTAACTCGCTGCTAGAAGGCGGTCTCGTCCACTTATGGTTTATTCCCGCACTGATTTTTGCTGCTGCGATTGGTGCTGGATTGCAAAAGTTTAAGCAAATAGAGCTTTTTGTCCCGCTTGGCATCGCACTGTATGTTTACGGTGTTCTTGCAGGCAGCTATCAGGGTCTGACTGAGTTCTGGTCTCCATTCTTTACCCGAAACGGCCCGTTTTTTAGTACCTTGTTGTTTGCGATAGGTTTCTCGATTCGTCAGCAAACGATAAATGCCACTTCCCGCCAGGCCTTGCTGCTGGCGTTAGTCGGTATGCTTTTACATTTCGTTGAAGCCTTTATCCTCAATAATTATCAGCAACCTTTCAATGGCAATGACTTCCTGTTTGGCACTGTGCTGTGGGGAACGGGCTGCTTTATGTGGTTACTATCAAAACCAGCACTCGGAACTCATTATTGGCTAACCAAGCAATCTAAGTATGTGCTGCCTCTCTACGTGGCTCATCTACCTATGATTATTGTGATGATGAACGTTTCTGGAGTATTGGGCCTGACTGGATTTGCCAAAGATATGACCGTACTGTTTGGCGCGATAGTGATAACCTTTGGATTGATTAAAGGGTTAGAGAAAACACCCCTCTATCGACTGCTATTTAGGTAG